AAGATATGGAATGTCTGTCCGCCGAATTTTTCGGCGAATGTGAAAAAGAGAAGGAGAGAGAAGTTTGAGTCGCGAAAATTTCCGATCCCGGCTGGGATTCATTCTGGTAAGCGCCGGCTGCGCCATCGGCATCGGCAATGTGTGGAAATTCCCCTACGTCACCGGTGTCAACGGCGGCGGCGTATTCGTGTTGTTCTACATCATCTCCCTGGTCATCATGGGGGTTCCCATTCTGACCATGGAGCTGGCGGTGGGCCGTGCCAGCCGCAAGAGCGCCGTGCTGGGCTACAAGGCCCTGGAGCCCAAGGGCAGCCGCTGGCACATCCACGGCTGGCTGTGCGTAATCGGGTGCTGCCTGCTGATGATGTACTACACCACGGTCTCCGGCTGGATGCTGGGTTACTGCTTCAAGTTCGCCTCCGGCACCTTCAGCGGCATGCAGCCCTCTGATGTAGACACAGTCTGGACCGATATGCTGGCCAATCCCGGCGAGATGACGCTCTATATGGTAATCATCGTGCTGGCGGGCTTCATCGTGTGCAGCTTCGGTCTGCAGAAGGGGCTGGAGCGGATCAGCAAGTGGATGATGATCTGCCTGCTGGCACTGATCGTCATTCTGGCCATCAACAGCCTGACCCTGGACGGCGCTATGGAGGGCGTGAAATTCTATCTGGTGCCGGACTTTGAGCGGGCCGCGGAGGTCGGCATCGGCAATGTGATCGTGGCCGCCATGAACCAGTCCTTCTTTACCCTGAGCCTGGGCATCGCCGCCATGGAAATCTTCGGCAGCTATATGTCCGACGCCAACCGCCTGCCCGGCGAGGCCGTGCGGATCTGCTGCCTGGACACCTTTGTGGCCTTGATGTCCGGCATGATCATCTTCCCCGCCTGCTTCAGCTTTGGTCTGGAACCCGGCCAGGGACCATCCCTGATTTTTATGACCCTGCCACGGGTGTTCGTCAGCATGACCGGCGGCCGGCTGTGGGGCGCCCTGTTCTTCCTGTTCCTGACCTTCGCCAGCTTCACCACGGTGCTGGCGGTGTTCGAGAACATTATGGCCAGCTGCATGGACAACTTCGGCTGGTCCCGGAAAAAAGCCACCATCGTCTGCGGAATCTTCATCCTCTTGGCCAGCATGCCCTGTGTGCTGGGTTACAATCTCTGGTATTTCGAGGCGTCCCTGCCCAGCGGCGCCACCGGCCAGATCCTGGATATCGAGGACTTCCTGGTGAGCAATCTGCTGCTGCCCATCGGCTCCCTGATCTATCTGCTGTTCTGCGTCAGCAAGTGGGGCTGGGGCTTTGACAAGTATCTGGCGGAAGCCAACAAGGGCACCGGCCTGGGGATGTCCCCCAGGTTCAAGATCTACTTCCAGTTCATCCTGCCCATGCTGATTCTGGTGATCCTGCTGGTGGGGCTGGGCAGCTGGGGCTGGCGTGCCCTTATCTGCGCCGCTGTGGCCGTGTTCGTGTGGTTCATGGCCCGCCGCAGCTCCTCCAAATCCACCATTTGAGCGAAGTGACCTGTCAAAAGAGAGGACCGTCAAAGACGGTCCTCTCTTTTGCATCTCACGGCAGCTTCGCCTGGAACAGCCCGTGGCAGGAGCAGCAAAGGTACAGCTTCGCCCCGCCCCGCAGCTGGGGGATGCGGAACTCGCTGCCCTGTTCCGGATACAGCCGCGCCAGCAGCAGCCGGTCCGGTGTCACACAAGCGGTAAAGCGGATATAGTGCCCCTTGTCCATGGGGTGGCGGAAGGTGACATACCAGTCCTCCTCCACCTCCTGGACCGTTACGGCGTGATCCGGATCTGCGGACCGGACCTCCAGGGGCTCCAGCCGCCGGCCGCAGCAGGCAAGCTGCCCTCCCGCCGCAGCTGTCAGAATGTTGCCGCAGTCCGGGCACACGTAAAACTGTATTTTTTTCATATTTCCTCCATCCGGCGCCGCCGGAAGCAGGTCTCCGTCCAGAATTCCCTCCACGCTGACGCCAAAAATCTTCGCAAGGCGCGGCAGCATCCCCACGTCCGGGCAGCCCTGGCCCCGCTCCCACTTGCTGACGGCCTGAGCGCTGACGCCCAGCAGTTCCGCCGCCTGCCGCTGGGTCCACCCCCGCTCCAGGCGCAGGCGCCGGAGCAGCGTCCCGGTGTCTTGGTCATGCATCTCTTCTCACCTCTCCCACAGGATACCCGAAATTCCGCTGGAACGCAAGCAACGCTCCGTTGAGTTCGTATGGCTCTGCAAAATGTCGCCGCTTCGCTTCTCCTAGGGCTGTTTTCTTGGCGACTCCTCCGAATTTGCAGGAAGCGGGGCTTTTTCCTGCAAAATGACTTTTCATCCGGACGGCGATATGGTATATTGGGTGGGAGAAACACGGCTCCCCCGTGACACACAGGAGGTCTCTTGATATGATAACACTTCATAACAACGGCGTGTTCCTGGCGGGCGGCGTCCCCGCTGCTGCCGGCCCGGTCTCTCCGGAGGAGGGGCGGAAACGGACCATGGCCTGGTCCATTCTCCAGGCCCACAACATCTCCGGCGATCCGGAGCACCTGCAGATCCGCTTTGACGCCATGGTGTCCCACGACATCACCTATGTGGGCATTATCCAGCAGGCCCGGGCCTCCGGCATGAAGGAGTTTCCCATCCCCTATGCGCTTACCAACTGCCACAACAGCCTGTGTGCCGTGGGCGGCACTATCAATGAGGATGACCATGTCTTCGGCCTCTCTGCCGCGAAAAAGTACGGCGGTATCTACGTGCCTGCCAACCAGTCCGTCATCCACTCCTATGCAAGAGAGCAGATGGCGAAGGGCGGCACCATGATCCTGGGCTCCGATTCCCATACCCGGTACGGGGCTCTCGGCACCATGGCCGTGGGTGAGGGCGGCCCGGAGCTGGCCAAGCAACTGCTGAAGAACACCTGGGACATCAACTATCCCAAGGTGGTGCTGGTGTACCTCACCGGCGCGCCCCGCCGGGGCGTGGGGCCCCACGACGTGGCCATTGCCCTGGTGAAGGCCACCTTTGCAAGCGGCTTCGTCAATAACTGCGTTTTGGAGTTCTGCGGCCCCGGTATTGCAGCTCTCCCCATCGACTACCGCAATGGCATCGACGTGATGACCACCGAGACCACCTGCCTCTCCTCCATTTGGGAGACGGACGGCGTGACGGAGGGCTTCTACCGCGCCCACCAGCGGCCGGAGGATTACCGGGAGCTGCACCCGGCGGACGGAGCCTACTACGACAAGTACATCGAGATCGACCTCTCCAAGGTCGAGCCCATGATCGCCCTGCCCTTCCACCCATCCAATGCCTGGACCATCCATGAGTTTCTGGAGAATGCCGCCGACATCCTGGCGGCTGTGGAGGCGGACGCCCAGAAGCGGTATCCTAAGGCCCATGTGAAGCTCACGGACAAAATCCGTGACGGCGGCGTCTGGGCGGATCAGGGTGTCATCGCCGGATGCGCCGGCGGCCTCTTCGACAACATTACCGAGGCGGCGGACATCCTCCGGGGCGGCTCCACCGGCAACGGTGCCTTCACTCTGGACATATACCCCACCAGTGTCCCCGTCAGTCTGGAGCTGACGAAGATCGGTGCCACGGCGGACCTGCTGGAGACCGGCGCCGTCATCAAGCCCAGTTTCTGCGGCCCCTGCTTCGGCGCGGGAGACGTGCCTGCCAACAACGGCTTGAGCCTGCGGCACACCACCCGGAACTTCCCCAACCGGGAGGGATCCAAGCCCGCGGAGGGCCAGTTCGCCGGCGTGTGCCTGATGGACGCCCGCTCCATTGCCGCCACGGCGGCCAACGGCGGCCGGATCACCGCCGCCACAGACATCGATTACACCTCCGTCCACCACGACTACCACTTCGACAAGGGCGTCTATGACCGGCGGCTGTACTACGGCTTCGGCAAGGCGGATCCCAGCGTGGAGCTGGTGATGGGCCCCAACATCACGGACTGGCCGAAGATGCAGCCCCTGGCGGAAAATCTGCTGGTGGAGCTGGCGGCGGTGCTCCACGATCCCGTCACTACCACCGACGAGCTGATCCCCTCCGGCGAGACCTCCTCCTACCGGTCCAACCCCCTGCGGCTGGCGGAGTTCACCCTGTCCCGCCGGGAGCCTGCCTACGTGGGCCGGGCCAAGGCCGTGGCGGAGATTGAGGCGGAACGGCTGGGGGGGGACGCCCCGGAGAAGCTCACCGCCATTCTGGACAAGGTGGGCGACGGCTCCGCGCTGGTGAAAACCACTCAGTTCGGCTCCTGTGTCTTTGCCAACAAGCCCGGCGACGGCTCCGCCCGGGAACAGGCGGCCTCTTGCCAGAAGGTGCTGGGGGGCTTTGCCAACATCTGCTATGAGTTCGCCACCAAGCGGTATCGCTCCAACTGCATCAACTGGGGAATCCTGCCCTTCACACTGGACGCGGGCACGTCCTTTGACTACGCCCCCGGCGACTGTGTGTTCGTCCCCGGCATCCGCCAGGCCATTGAGAACGGCATTGAGGATATCCCGGCTAGGGTCATCAGGACGGACGGCGCCGTAGAGGGCCTGATGCTCCATGTGAAAGGCCTGACGGACGATGAGAAGGAAATCATTCTCGACGGATGCCTGATGAACTATTACGCCAAGCGTAATTAAAGAGGGGACTTCCTCCCCTCTTCAGATCCCCCATTTGCCTCTGCCGTTGCAGCATTATGATTCCCGGCCCTGTCTGGGCCGTCAATCGTGCCGCTGTCTCGAAACAGCCTCACTTTTCCGCCACGGGCGGCGTTTTGGCTGTTTCCCAGTGACATCGGTCACTGGAGGCACCGCCCAGGGCGGCTAGGTCAAAGCATTTTCGGCAGGCACAGAAGGGGAATTGCCCCGGAGGGGCGAGAGAGGCCCCTCTGGAGGGTGCCCTGGCGAAAATGATTCAAAGTGGTCCGGCTGCGCCGGGCTCCGAAATTTCTAATGATTGGCGAGGTTGAGACCATGGATAAAATCAAGATGACCACCCCCCTGGTGGAGATGGACGGCGATGAGATGACCCGGGTTCTGTGGGCCTGGATCAAGGAAAAGCTGATCCTGCCCTTCGTGGACCTGAAAACGGAGTACTATGACCTGGGCCTGCTCCATCGGAACGAGACGCGGGACCAGGTGACCATCGACGCCGCCAACGCCACCAAGCGCCTGGGCGTGGCGGTGAAGTGCGCCACCATCACCCCCAACCGCCAGCGGATGGAGGAGTACCCCCAGCTGACGGAGATGTGGAAGAGCCCCAACGGCACCATCCGGGCGATTTTGGACGGCACCGCCTTCCGGGCGCCCATTGTCCTGCCCATGATCCACCCGGTTGTGAAGAACTGGGAGGCGCCCATCACCATCGCCCGCCACGCCTACGGCGATATGTACAAGGCTGTGGACATGGTGACCGAGGAGCCGGGCACCGCCACCCTCACCTTCAAGGGCGAGAGCGGCGCGGAGAAGACCCTCACCGTTCAGACGGTCAGCGGTCCCGCCGTGTGGCAGGGCCAGCACAACACGGAGAAGAGCATCCGTGCCTTTGCCCGCAGCTGCTTCCAGTACGCCATCAATCAGCGGCAGGACTTGTGGTTCTCCACCAAGGACACCATCTCCAAGGTCTACGACGGAGAGTTCAAACGGATCTTCGAGGAGGAGTATGAGACCACCTACAAGGTGGAGTTTGAAAGGCTGGGCCTCACCTACTTCTACACGCTCATCGATGACGCGGTGGCGCGGGTGATCCGCTCTAGGGGCGGCTTCATCTGGGCGCTGAAAAACTACGACGGCGACGTGATGAGCGACATGGTGGCCACCGCCTTCGGCAGTCTTGCCATGATGACCTCCGTGCTGGTATCTCCGGACGGCACCATGGAGTTCGAGGCGTCCCACGGCACCGTCACCCGGCACTACTACAAGTACCTGAAGGGGGAGAAGACCTCCACCAACCCCATCGCCACCATCTTCGCCTGGTCCGGCGGTTTGAAGCGGCGGGGCGAGTTGGACGGTCTGCCGGAGCTGGTGCAGTTCGGCCAAGCGCTGGAGGATGCCTCCCTGGAGACGCTGAAAGACGGCGTGATGACAAAAGATCTGCTGGGGCTGGTAGAGCCCGGCTTCCAGGCCCGCGGTGTGGACAGTGAGGAATTTTTGGACGAGATCGCCAAGCGGTTGGCCGATAAATTGGGATAAAAGGGGACTGCTAAAAGCCCGGACGTCTGTTCAGCGTCCGGGCTCTTTTTGCTCTTTTGCAAAATCATTGGTTGTGCGGCCGTTTCAGAATTGATTGGAGAAAATCGGGCGGATGGAATAGTAGTAGCCGGACATCAACAGCGGCACATAGGCCTCATCCGTGGCAATGATGGTCCCATCCTCCAGCCGAAGGCCAAAAGATTCCATGCTTTCCGTGATATACAGCATCCGCTCGACACCGAGAGAAAGGTTATCCCCCGGCCGGTAGAACAGGATGTCCTGGGCGTCTGTCCACATGGCATCCCACCGGATGTTCGCATGGACACCCTCCCGGCAGGTAGTTTCCACTTCGTGGATAGCAAACTGCCCCTCAAAAGAGCGGTCTCCCAGAATTTTCACCGAACCATCTATGGCAACTGTCGTCTCCCCGGCCGACACCCCTTCCGCACTATATACGGTGGCCGGCACTTCCAAAGAGATCTCCTGAAGGAACACCCCGGCCCGGTCCAGAATTGCAAAGAGGACAAAGCCCGCCATCAGCAAAGCACAGGTGCCGCCCAGCACCTGACTCCACTTTCTCCGGGTCCGCTCCTTTGCCTGCCGGGCCAGAAAGGCCAGGGCCTGCCGGATCGTCGGCTCCGGCTCCGGCACTGTCCCCCGCTCCCC
This DNA window, taken from Dysosmobacter welbionis, encodes the following:
- a CDS encoding sodium-dependent transporter, with translation MSRENFRSRLGFILVSAGCAIGIGNVWKFPYVTGVNGGGVFVLFYIISLVIMGVPILTMELAVGRASRKSAVLGYKALEPKGSRWHIHGWLCVIGCCLLMMYYTTVSGWMLGYCFKFASGTFSGMQPSDVDTVWTDMLANPGEMTLYMVIIVLAGFIVCSFGLQKGLERISKWMMICLLALIVILAINSLTLDGAMEGVKFYLVPDFERAAEVGIGNVIVAAMNQSFFTLSLGIAAMEIFGSYMSDANRLPGEAVRICCLDTFVALMSGMIIFPACFSFGLEPGQGPSLIFMTLPRVFVSMTGGRLWGALFFLFLTFASFTTVLAVFENIMASCMDNFGWSRKKATIVCGIFILLASMPCVLGYNLWYFEASLPSGATGQILDIEDFLVSNLLLPIGSLIYLLFCVSKWGWGFDKYLAEANKGTGLGMSPRFKIYFQFILPMLILVILLVGLGSWGWRALICAAVAVFVWFMARRSSSKSTI
- a CDS encoding helix-turn-helix domain-containing protein, translating into MHDQDTGTLLRRLRLERGWTQRQAAELLGVSAQAVSKWERGQGCPDVGMLPRLAKIFGVSVEGILDGDLLPAAPDGGNMKKIQFYVCPDCGNILTAAAGGQLACCGRRLEPLEVRSADPDHAVTVQEVEEDWYVTFRHPMDKGHYIRFTACVTPDRLLLARLYPEQGSEFRIPQLRGGAKLYLCCSCHGLFQAKLP
- a CDS encoding hydratase codes for the protein MITLHNNGVFLAGGVPAAAGPVSPEEGRKRTMAWSILQAHNISGDPEHLQIRFDAMVSHDITYVGIIQQARASGMKEFPIPYALTNCHNSLCAVGGTINEDDHVFGLSAAKKYGGIYVPANQSVIHSYAREQMAKGGTMILGSDSHTRYGALGTMAVGEGGPELAKQLLKNTWDINYPKVVLVYLTGAPRRGVGPHDVAIALVKATFASGFVNNCVLEFCGPGIAALPIDYRNGIDVMTTETTCLSSIWETDGVTEGFYRAHQRPEDYRELHPADGAYYDKYIEIDLSKVEPMIALPFHPSNAWTIHEFLENAADILAAVEADAQKRYPKAHVKLTDKIRDGGVWADQGVIAGCAGGLFDNITEAADILRGGSTGNGAFTLDIYPTSVPVSLELTKIGATADLLETGAVIKPSFCGPCFGAGDVPANNGLSLRHTTRNFPNREGSKPAEGQFAGVCLMDARSIAATAANGGRITAATDIDYTSVHHDYHFDKGVYDRRLYYGFGKADPSVELVMGPNITDWPKMQPLAENLLVELAAVLHDPVTTTDELIPSGETSSYRSNPLRLAEFTLSRREPAYVGRAKAVAEIEAERLGGDAPEKLTAILDKVGDGSALVKTTQFGSCVFANKPGDGSAREQAASCQKVLGGFANICYEFATKRYRSNCINWGILPFTLDAGTSFDYAPGDCVFVPGIRQAIENGIEDIPARVIRTDGAVEGLMLHVKGLTDDEKEIILDGCLMNYYAKRN
- a CDS encoding NADP-dependent isocitrate dehydrogenase, encoding MDKIKMTTPLVEMDGDEMTRVLWAWIKEKLILPFVDLKTEYYDLGLLHRNETRDQVTIDAANATKRLGVAVKCATITPNRQRMEEYPQLTEMWKSPNGTIRAILDGTAFRAPIVLPMIHPVVKNWEAPITIARHAYGDMYKAVDMVTEEPGTATLTFKGESGAEKTLTVQTVSGPAVWQGQHNTEKSIRAFARSCFQYAINQRQDLWFSTKDTISKVYDGEFKRIFEEEYETTYKVEFERLGLTYFYTLIDDAVARVIRSRGGFIWALKNYDGDVMSDMVATAFGSLAMMTSVLVSPDGTMEFEASHGTVTRHYYKYLKGEKTSTNPIATIFAWSGGLKRRGELDGLPELVQFGQALEDASLETLKDGVMTKDLLGLVEPGFQARGVDSEEFLDEIAKRLADKLG
- a CDS encoding helix-turn-helix domain-containing protein, with the protein product MDRTKTGALIAAARKEQNMTQKELAAALHVSDRAVSKWERGAGFPDISLLEPLADTLGLGVLDLLRGERGTVPEPEPTIRQALAFLARQAKERTRRKWSQVLGGTCALLMAGFVLFAILDRAGVFLQEISLEVPATVYSAEGVSAGETTVAIDGSVKILGDRSFEGQFAIHEVETTCREGVHANIRWDAMWTDAQDILFYRPGDNLSLGVERMLYITESMESFGLRLEDGTIIATDEAYVPLLMSGYYYSIRPIFSNQF